AGTTATGGCTTGACTACTTGCCTCCAGAGGAGATCTCACAGGTGCAGGGTGTCGTTGATACAGCAGACAAAGATTATATTTTGCTCTTTCGGCGAGAGAATTTGGCACCATCAGTTCTCCCAATAGAGGCTCGAAAAAAGTGGATAGGAACACTCCAGAATTCAAATATTCTCTGGGACTTTGATATAAACGTGCAGGAGGAGGAGTTAACCTTCTATAGAGAAGAGAAGAGAGATTCTTCTCTTCTCTGTTCGTATCATCACTATGAGAGAACGCCAACCCATGATGAGCTGAAGAAGGTCTTAGGGCGGATGGAGGCATTTTCTCCAGATATCGTAAAGTTTGCTTGTTACTGTCACTCAGCAAAAGATGCAGTGCGACTGCTCGATTTTCTTGTTTGTTTGCGGGACTTCGGACAAAAAGCCATTGTACTTGGTATGGGAGCAGAGGGATTGATTACGAGGGCTTTTGCCGGCTCTTTCGGTTGTGCCTATAATTTCCTTCCATCTGCTACGGAAAAAGATCTACCGCAGACTGCTGCAGGGCAACTGACCCTTGAAGATTTTACAATAATTGAAGAGATTATTAAGAAGAAAAAATAGGAAAGAGCTCGAGTATGGGTGGCAATAGTTTTGGAGTAGCATTTCGAATTACAACTTTTGGTGAATCTCACGGTGGCTCCGTCGGAGTCATCGTTGATGGTTGTCCCCCAGGGCTTGAACTTTCAGAGGAAGATATTCAACCTGAATTAGATCGTCGTCGACCGGGGCAAAGTGCTATTACTACACCGCGTAAAGAAACAGATACGATCTCAATTCAGTCAGGGGTGTTCAATGGACGAACCACTGGAACGCCAATAATGTTATCTGCACATAATAAGGATATGCGTCCAGAAGATTATCATGACTTGCTTGGTGTGCTGCGACCATCCCATGCGGACTATACATACAATACGAAGTATGGATTACGAGACTGGCGCGGCAGCGGTCGTGCTTCTGCTCGAGAGACTCTTGCTCGGGTGGCCGCAGGTGCTATTGCCAAAAAGTATTTACGAGAGCAGTACGGTATTGAAATGCTGGCATACGTTGAGCAAGTAGGAGAGATCAGCACATCAGTGCAGCATGCGGATATAACGCTCGAACAGATAGAAGCAAGTATCG
The bacterium DNA segment above includes these coding regions:
- a CDS encoding type I 3-dehydroquinate dehydratase, which produces MKKCLPIQGSSLEITRHVIRRNRDRYDAFELWLDYLPPEEISQVQGVVDTADKDYILLFRRENLAPSVLPIEARKKWIGTLQNSNILWDFDINVQEEELTFYREEKRDSSLLCSYHHYERTPTHDELKKVLGRMEAFSPDIVKFACYCHSAKDAVRLLDFLVCLRDFGQKAIVLGMGAEGLITRAFAGSFGCAYNFLPSATEKDLPQTAAGQLTLEDFTIIEEIIKKKK